CCTGAACATGTCTGTGTAGAAGTCCACTGCATGTCTCCTCATCTCGGCTGAATCTCATGTCACCTTTCCATCAGCGAGACGAAGACAGAccatttgttttcttttcttttttttaaccactgaTTTATCTAAATTAAAGAAGAGAGTGGTTGGTGCATCCGTGTCCTGGAGTCTGCTGAAGCGTGCTCAGACTAAAGCTCCTTTAGCTCTCTCTCTTGCAGGAAGGAGTTCAGCTGCTGTCTTACAGTGTAAGAGATAATTATTTTTCTGATCGGTTTTTGAGACACATCTTCCATGTCTCTTTTATTGTAATacatttatttcagatttttcccttttttctcccaatttagtggccaatcgatccctattttagttcaaacacccaccctcgtactgcatgcgtttgccaactgcatctctccggccggcagtctcgaaggagactccaggccgaaccactgctttttccgacacacgcagagacgcattcatgtgacgaacacgagccgactccgcccccctcccgaagacagcgctgccaattattgctgcttcatcgattccggccatagtcggatctgacgagaccggggcacgaaccccggtgcCCAGTGGGCAAATCTTCCACGTCTCTTATCTTCTCCCTCTAACTCCTGCACAGCTCTCATAATGTTAGCTGTGGAATTGTATGTGTATtgctggcaaccccccccccccccaatttgggCCTTTGCTACCTCCCACCACTGAGTAAGAGAAAGGAAATTGTCTTTCCCGGATCTCCAATACTCTCAAAACAATGACAATTTTTCACAAAAATTAAGATTGTGATAATTTGACATTAAAATGCCAAACGAAATCTTGGTGTTCCAGTGGGAGATAAAATCGGCTCCATTTAAactaaaagatggtctgaaaaaACAACACTGAGGATCTGACAATTAACAACTGGGGCAGGAAAAGAACCAGATACGTAAAACCTGTCTAATCTAGCTGCACTAACTCTGCCGTCTGATATTTTGACCCAAGTGTACTGTCTAACTGAAGGGTGTTTCatcctccacacatcaaccaatcagatttctcTAAGACATGGGACAAAACAGAGGATGACTGGAGGTGCGGCTCCTCTGCAGTCCCATCTAAAGTAAAATCAGTGCAACAATTCCAGTCTCCACCCAATACAATACACCCTCCTGGATCAATGGCACTTAATTTTTCTTTCAATATTTTAAGAAGCCCTTCACTCTCACAGCCTTGGTTTGGTGCTTTGTCTATTTCAGCTTTCACCATAAGGACTCTGCCCTTCTCAGTATCTGTGCTGCATATAATGTTTGCATttgagagaagaagaaaataaaatggcaacTCCTGCACTAAAATTTGTCCCCATGGCTAAGGACATGCTGCCCCGCCCACCATAAGCTCTGGTCTATTTCATTTGTGCCgtcactgtgtgtttcttgtagaaaaaACTACACCCAGTCTTTTCTGCTTGATTACTTCTGTTATGAAGGCTCTTTTCTGTGCATCGCTACCCCCATTCATATTTCATAAAGCCACCCTTAAAACCTGCATAtgaggagaagagagacagaccagTAAGAAGCCAGATAGAAAATGACAGCAGATGTGATACACCCAGTGTTGTGTGATCATGATACTTGTAGAGTGAGAGCTTCATTTTCTTCACTGTTTGAGCCTTGGGCACTTTTAAACCTCTCCTGAGACCAGCGACATGCTTCTTGAAATGGAAACATGTTTTTGCTATCCAGTAAATCTAACCCAACAGCTTTTTGAAGTGTAGTAACTGATGGAATACATTTTTCAACATCAGGAAAGTCATCTTTGACATGAGCTGAGTTACCAAATGCAATCCAATAATCTCTTCTGATGAGTACAAGTTTACTTTCTGAGACGCACTGTCCGCTACAGAAACTCTATCAGATTCAGCTTCAGTCGGGCACATTACCACGGCAACCAGCAGGCTTCATCACCCGCTCCTCTGCCTCACTGTCCAGTCTGACCTGCAGCATCTCGGCCTCCTGCACTGTAAAACACTCTGCATCTTTCTCCAACCTCCTCATGCACCATCCTGACCACAGGTTCAGCCTCCACCTCCCCTGCTGAGTGCTCATAAGACACGGAGCCACAAGCATCGGCGGCTCCGCCGGCCTCACTCCCTACAGGGGGAGCAGCCTCGGCCAGCCCACCTGCTGCTCCCTTCCCCACTGTCGGCCACATCAGCCACAGTGGCCTCTTGCCCGCCATTGTTGGCTACATCGGCCGCAACGGGCTATTGCCCACTTTTCCCCTCCCCGCTGTCAGCCACATCAGCTGAAGCTGACTCTGCTGTGTGCTATGTGGACAAGCAATACGCTTGTGACCCACATCCCCGGACTCAAAACACTTCCTACTCCCAGAGCTAGCTACACCATACAAAATCCCTCCTCATGCTGAACACAGAAAGATACATCCAGTGTTCGAGTCAGAGAGTCCAAATACGTGAACTCTTGGCTCCGCAGAGACTGAACATTTGGCGTCCTTACAGCCAAGACTCGCCATCTGGAATCCACTCGCAAACCTCCCAAAAGTGCTTAAGCTCTCGCTCCAGCGCCTCGTTGGAAATAAAAGGAGGGACTCCAGACACGGTGATCTGGGTGGAGGGCACCGCCAGCAGGGAAACTTGGGGTAAACTCATTGTTTACAAGCAAGCCATTTTCTGTCAGCCTTCATGAATGCAACCACCGCTTTATTCATGCAGGAGACATACGAGGTGTTTCCATGCCCTACCTGGTCTACCGCCAATAGCACCCgctccaccgtggtactgggctacGGAACGACCCTCACGCCATGCCTCAAGCAAAGACGGGGACGGCGTCACAAAGGACGCCTTGCCGCCAAGAAGCACGGCTCATTGTCCGCCAAAaacaaccagagagagagagtgttagcgagaacaaacgtttttcaagggttttgaatcactgtaaccacgaggttcttgatcatatagTCATAACTATGCACACACGCGTGCCCAAACGCTTAATCCCTTCCAGGCTACCGCCTGCCAGAGATATTTACACTTCGTCTTGTGTTCGTTGTGTTGACTTGTCATGACGAATGTTAAAACCAAGTTAAGAtgtcttatcttttttttttttttaattaaggtCAGCTGGTCATTTGAAGTCTTCTGTTTTAGAGAGAGAATGTTGAGGGTATTTGTTCAGTGTATTTGAAtgcagggcggcacagtggttagcgtggtcacatctcagcaagaaggttctgggttcgagccccgcgactgtccaaccttgggggtcggcccgggtcgtcctctgtgtggagtttgcatgttctccccgtgtctgcgtgggtttcctccgggggctccggtttcctcccacagtccaaagacatgtaggtcaggtgaatcggccgcactaaattgtccgtaggtgtgaatgtgtgtgaggtaaccgcgccaaccactgtgccgcctaaaGAGATCTATAAAACCCTAATTTATTTTGATGAAACTCAAGCACACTAGTTTGCTAAACTGCAAAAGTTTGTTTTGTCCCACCGTGTAATGTTGGTAGTGGGGTTATGATATACAAGTAACATGTCTCTCTCAACTGTCTCTGTGCAGAGAAACAAACCATGGAGCAGGCGAGGTTGATCCAACAGCAGGAGGAAGAGCATGAGGCTGATGCCGAGGAAGACGACGACgaagaggaggaggcggaggaggaggacgggGAACAGGACGAGGTCTGGAGAACGAGGAGGAGGGGCTCCCCCGAGGGTCGCCCAGAGGGACAGGGCCTTTCGGACGAGGGCTTGAGGAAGAGAGTGGTGGGCGACCGTGAGGAAGAGGACACCTAAAAGGTGCCGCGGCGGAACCGTAGATGGGGCCTCTACTCCGCTTTTGAGAAGGCGCGACCCAGATTTGGAGGAGCCTCG
The DNA window shown above is from Lampris incognitus isolate fLamInc1 chromosome 16, fLamInc1.hap2, whole genome shotgun sequence and carries:
- the tmx1 gene encoding thioredoxin-related transmembrane protein 1 — translated: MRCHNYMTEQLGIPVWGSYVIFGLTTLFSGLLLGLILVFIADFVFPSRRFSSSDYYQKKQTMEQARLIQQQEEEHEADAEEDDDEEEEAEEEDGEQDEVWRTRRRGSPEGRPEGQGLSDEGLRKRVVGDREEEDT